CACGGCGGCGTCGAATCCGGCCGTCTTGACCACTGCGCCTTCGGGGGCGAGCGAGCCGTGCAGGATCGTGAGACCGCCGGTCGCGTGGATCGGGTTGTCGAACGTGTGGATGACCTCGCCGTCGATCGGCTGCGGGTCGAGCTCGGCGAGGTTCTCGGCGAGCGTCTTGCCGGTCACGGTGAGCGCATCGCCGTGCAGCAGGCCCTCGTCGAGCATGGCCTTCATGATCACCGGGATGCCGCCGTGGCGGTCGACGTCATTCATGACGTACTTGCCGAAGGGCTTCATGTCCGCGACGTGCGGCACCTTGTCGCCGATGCGGTTGAAGTCGTGCAGACTCAGCTCCACCTCGGCCTCGCGGGCGATGGCGAGGAGGTGCAGCACGACGTTGGTCGAGCCGCCGAGGGCCATCGCGAGCGCGATCGCGTTCTCGAACGCCTCCTTGGTGAGGATGTCGCGGGTCGTGATGCCCTGACGGAGCAGGTTGACGACCGCTTCACCCGAACGGTGCGCGAAGTAGTCGCGGCGACGGTCGGCTGCGGGCGGCGCGGCGGAGCCGGGAAGGCTGAGGCCGAGTGCCTCGGCGACGGATGCCATCGTGTTCGCGGTGTACATGCCACCGCAGGCGCCTTCACCCGGAGCGATCGCGCACTCGATGCGCTTGAGATCCTCTTCGCTCATGAGGCCGGCGCGGCAGGCGCCGACGGCCTCGAACGAGTCGATGATCGTGACGTCCTTCTCGGTACCGTCCGACAGCTTGACCCACCCGGGAGCGATCGATCCCGCGTACAGGAAGACGCTCGAGAGGTCGAGACGGGCGCTGGCCATGAGCATGCCCGGGATCGACTTGTCACAGCCTGCGAGCAGGACGGAGCCGTCCAGACGCTCGGCCATCATCACGGTCTCGACAGAGTCGGCGATGACCTCGCGCGACACGAGCGAGAAGTGCATCCCCTCGTGCCCCATCGAGATGCCGTCCGAGACGGAGATCGTGCCGAACTGCAGCGGGTAGCCGCCACCGGAGTGCACGCCCTCCTTCGCGCCCTGCGCCAGCCGATCCAGGCTCAGGTTGCAGGGCGTGATCTCGTTCCAGCTCGAGGCGATGCCGATCTGCGGCTTGTCCCAGTCGGCGTCTCCCATGCCGACGGCACGGAGCATGCCTCGGGAGGTCGTCGCCTCGATGCCGTCGGTGACGACGCGGCTGCGGGGCTTGATGTCGATGGGCGCGCTGGTGGAGGGATCATGCGAGGACATGACGGAAGTCTATTCCCGCAGAGAGGCGCGCTCGTCCGCGAGCGTCTCCAGAAGCAGGGCGATCTGTTGTGGACTCTCCACACGAAGCGCCGCCGCGCTCTCCCCCGGACCGACCCTGACGCCCAGATCGTCGCCGCTGAGCACGCGCATCGCGTCTTCATCCGTGACGTCGTCGCCCGCGAAGAGGATCGCAGTCGCGTCGAAGTGCTCGCGGAGGGCGGTCATCGCCGCGTCCTTGCCCTCGGCCCGCGAGGAGAACTCCAGCACGCGGTGGCCGGCGCGGCGACGCCAGTGCGGGAAGCGCTCGGCCACCAGCGCGTCGATCTCGGCGAACACGGCCTTCTCGACCTCTGGTGTGGCGGTGCGGGTGTGCACACCCATTCCGAAGGTCTTGGGCTCCAGCTCGGCACCCTCGTACCGATCGATGATCGGACGCGCGGCCTCCCAGAGCTCTTCGCGGGAACCCTCGGCGGTGCCGGTGGCATCGGGCTCGGCGGCGCCGACCCCCGGGTACCAGTACTGCGCGCCATGCGAGCCGGCCAACGCGATCAGGGCATCGTCCGTGTGCTCGGTGATGACACGCAGATCGTCCATGCTGCGCCCTGACACATACGCCACGACCGTGTCCGGCAGCGCGGCGAGGCGCGCCACCTGCTCGGCCACTTCGGGAAGCGCCCGCGCGGCCATCGGGTCTGGCACGAGCGGCGACGCCGTGCCGTCGAAGTCGAGGGCGACCACGAGCCTCGGGGTGGCGGCGATCGCGCTCAATGCTGCGTCTGCGTCTCCGGGCGTCCAGGTGCGGGTCACGGGGTCTCCAATCGAGGCGGGTTCCCCTCCAGTATGGCCGCCTCCGTCAGCGCCGACGGACGTCGTCGAGAGCGCGCAGGAACGACGAGGACCATGCGTTCACGTCGTTCTCCAGCACCCGGCGGCGCAGCGAGCGCATCCGCTTGCCCTGCTCCGCGGGGGTCATCTCGACCGCGGTCATGATCGCGTCCTTGAGACCGGCGATGTCGTGCGGGTTCACCCGCACGGCCTGCCGGAGCTCGTCGGCAGCTCCCGTGAACTCGC
This genomic interval from Microbacterium hydrocarbonoxydans contains the following:
- the ilvD gene encoding dihydroxy-acid dehydratase, with translation MSSHDPSTSAPIDIKPRSRVVTDGIEATTSRGMLRAVGMGDADWDKPQIGIASSWNEITPCNLSLDRLAQGAKEGVHSGGGYPLQFGTISVSDGISMGHEGMHFSLVSREVIADSVETVMMAERLDGSVLLAGCDKSIPGMLMASARLDLSSVFLYAGSIAPGWVKLSDGTEKDVTIIDSFEAVGACRAGLMSEEDLKRIECAIAPGEGACGGMYTANTMASVAEALGLSLPGSAAPPAADRRRDYFAHRSGEAVVNLLRQGITTRDILTKEAFENAIALAMALGGSTNVVLHLLAIAREAEVELSLHDFNRIGDKVPHVADMKPFGKYVMNDVDRHGGIPVIMKAMLDEGLLHGDALTVTGKTLAENLAELDPQPIDGEVIHTFDNPIHATGGLTILHGSLAPEGAVVKTAGFDAAVFEGPARVFERERAAMDAVAEGEIEPGTVIVIRYEGPKGGPGMREMLAITAAIKGAGLGKDVLLLTDGRFSGGTTGLCIGHIAPEAVDAGPIAFVRDGDLIRVDIAARSLDLLVDEAELASRRSGWEPLPPRYTRGVLAKYSRLVRSAAEGATTG
- the otsB gene encoding trehalose-phosphatase, which encodes MTRTWTPGDADAALSAIAATPRLVVALDFDGTASPLVPDPMAARALPEVAEQVARLAALPDTVVAYVSGRSMDDLRVITEHTDDALIALAGSHGAQYWYPGVGAAEPDATGTAEGSREELWEAARPIIDRYEGAELEPKTFGMGVHTRTATPEVEKAVFAEIDALVAERFPHWRRRAGHRVLEFSSRAEGKDAAMTALREHFDATAILFAGDDVTDEDAMRVLSGDDLGVRVGPGESAAALRVESPQQIALLLETLADERASLRE